A window of the Penaeus monodon isolate SGIC_2016 chromosome 38, NSTDA_Pmon_1, whole genome shotgun sequence genome harbors these coding sequences:
- the LOC119596676 gene encoding uncharacterized protein LOC119596676, giving the protein MAQLLEIIERARALGLSGEAAEKLIVKEQEMLKERVDREERVAERELRKLELESAEADKQRVEAEKQRAHELLIANSGSNRAQEVSSNSAGLPYLEGFKLPLFTDGEDELDSFLQRFERLADIYKWRRDDYHVYLGSCLRGRALKVYTSLPDESITDYSKLKEALLKAYTVDADSYRRRFRESKIKDKESYIQLIVRMKHDLERWLSMSKVHKNYESLCDFLVIEQLLMNCGHDLRVFLKERGYSTSHDVAEAADRYRGAHNYREVKPRTSAKLVFSRENADLVKCRGCGKSGHIRPQCPDNPRNYKLKSNEAKVNFVFEAEIVPANSVSDPNGRLCEKPAKVVLDTGCSSVIVNENLVPSRFKLGQAAKVYDFLGVPSIFPRVRCLIQSKFFTGWVNAIAAPIKFADVLIGLIPGVKLPSDKPHPQHNIADKVTEDIVNTVKAEKKKLRSSDLKVDYANFSNGEVALNVQTRSLKISNAKTNALSCPDFFKLSINKDDFSREQQSCTTLRSIRDKIMNDDIIKNKGRSVSYQVIDKLVYRVCIASQNDYEVGAKQLVVPAKYRIDVMRLAHDALTAGHFSHRKTSSKIFDYFFWPGAGADIKRFCRSCPKCQKFSARGSVRKVPMKTIPVISVPFSRVAIDLVGPITPCSERGHKYILTLIDYATRYPEAVPLKNVDTITVAEALVEIFSRVGIPKEIMSDRGSQFKSDLMSEIHRLLSVKALYTSPYHACCNGAVERLNGVLKSIIKKLCSEHPKEWDRYIPAALFAYREIPNSSLKFSPFELLYGRKVRGPLSILHDLWTNDGIDNEVKTTYQYVLDLRSRLEETAKLAASHANISSKNYKAYYDLKSRPRKLEIGDEVLVLLPTSTNKLVMHWRGPYPIIRCHENGVDYIIKMQVKINCST; this is encoded by the coding sequence ATGGCGCAACTCCTTGAAATTATCGAGAGAGCTCGAGCACTTGGTTTAAGTGGCGAAGCTGCGGAAAAGCTCATTGTAAAGGAACAAGAAATGTTAAAGGAAAGGgttgatagagaggagagagttgcaGAAAGGGAACTCCGAAAGCTAGAGTTAGAAAGCGCCGAAGCTGACAAACAACGCGTTGAAGCGGAAAAGCAACGAGCACATGAGCTTTTAATAGCTAATTCGGGTTCAAACAGAGCGCAGGAAGTTTCGAGTAATTCAGCAGGCCTGCCATACTTGGAGGGATTTAAATTGCCTTTATTTACTGACGGAGAAGACGAATTAGATAGTTTTTTACAAAGATTCGAGAGATTGGCAGACATTTATAAGTGGAGACGAGATGATTACCACGTATACTTAGGGTCGTGCTTGCGAGGCCGCGCGTTGAAAGTCTACACATCCTTGCCAGACGAGAGTATTACGGACTACAGTAAGCTGAAAGAAGCTTTACTAAAAGCTTACACTGTTGATGCGGATTCATACCGCCGAAGATTTAGGGAGAGTAAAATCAAGGATAAGGAGAGTTATATTCAACTCATCGTAAGAATGAAACATGATCTAGAAAGATGGTTAAGCATGAGTAAAGTACATAAAAACTATGAATCTTTGTGTGATTTTCTCGTAATTGAGCAACTACTAATGAACTGCGGTCATGACCTGAGGGTATTTCTGAAGGAACGTGGCTACAGCACTTCTCATGACGTGGCAGAAGCGGCCGATCGATATCGCGGAGCGCACAATTATCGTGAAGTTAAACCCCGCACATCTGCCAAGCTTGTTTTTTCACGAGAAAACGCAGATTTAGTTAAATGTCGCGGCTGCGGAAAATCGGGCCACATTCGTCCCCAGTGTCCCGACAATCCCCGTAATTACAAACTAAAGTCTAACGAAGCCAAAGTAAACTTTGTGTTCGAAGCAGAAATTGTGCCAGCTAATAGCGTGTCTGATCCGAATGGAAGATTGTGCGAAAAACCGGCTAAAGTAGTCTTGGATACAGGTTGCTCTAGCGTAATCGTAAATGAAAATTTGGTTCCTTCTAGATTCAAACTTGGTCAAGCAGCTAAGGTATACGATTTCCTTGGTGTCCCTAGTATCTTTCCCAGAGTGAGATGTCTGATACAAAGCAAATTCTTCACTGGTTGGGTTAACGCGATCGCGGCGCCGATTAAATTTGCAGATGTTTTAATAGGCCTCATTCCTGGCGTTAAACTGCCTTCTGATAAACCGCACCCTCAGCATAACATAGCTGATAAAGTAACTGAGGATATCGTTAACACTGTAAAAGCCGAGAAAAAGAAGCTACGTTCATCCGACCTTAAGGTTGATTATGCAAACTTTAGTAATGGTGAAGTTGCCCTTAATGTTCAAACCCGCTCATTGAAAATTAGCAACGCTAAAACTAATGCCCTTTCTTGCCCTGATTTCTTTAAATTGAGTATCAATAAGGATGATTTTTCCAGAGAACAACAGTCCTGTACTACTTTAAGATCCATACGTGACAAgattatgaatgatgatataattaaaaacaaaggtCGCTCTGTAAGCTACCAGGTAATTGATAAATTAGTGTATAGGGTTTGTATAGCCAGCCAAAATGATTATGAAGTAGGAGCGAAACAGTTGGTGGTTCCCGCGAAATACCGCATTGATGTAATGCGCCTTGCTCACGATGCCCTCACGGCTGGACACTTCTCGCACCGTAAAACTTCCAGTAAGATTTTTGATTACTTCTTTTGGCCTGGTGCCGGAGCTGACATTAAAAGGTTTTGCCGTTCGTGTCCTAAATGCCAGAAGTTTTCAGCTAGAGGAAGCGTAAGGAAGGTGCCAATGAAAACGATCCCCGTCATATCGGTGCCATTCTCTCGTGTAGCCATAGACCTTGTTGGCCCAATTACTCCATGTTCGGAAAGGGGACACAAGTATATCCTAACACTAATAGATTATGCCACTAGATATCCCGAGGCCGTACCTCTTAAAAATGTTGATACTATAACGGTTGCCGAAGCTTTGGTTGAAATCTTCTCTCGCGTAGGCATACCGAAGGAAATAATGTCTGACCGCGGATCCCAGTTTAAGTCTGATCTTATGAGCGAAATTCACCGTCTACTCTCCGTTAAAGCTTTGTATACATCACCATATCATGCATGTTGCAATGGTGCCGTCGAAAGACTTAATGGTGTACTAAAATCTATTATCAAGAAGCTCTGTTCGGAACATCCAAAGGAATGGGACCGCTATATTCCAGCAGCACTCTTTGCCTATAGAGAAATCCCTAATAGTAGTTTAAAGTTCTCCCCCTTTGAACTTTTGTACGGGCGTAAAGTACGTGGTCCACTAAGTATACTACACGACCTTTGGACAAATGATGGCATTGATAACGAGGTAAAAACTACATACCAATATGTGCTAGACCTCCGTTCACGATTAGAGGAGACGGCCAAGCTGGCAGCATCCCATGctaatattagtagtaaaaatTACAAAGCCTACTACGATTTAAAAAGTAGACCACGTAAACTAGAGATCGGAGATGAAGTGCTTGTTTTGTTGCCTACAAGCACTAATAAATTAGTTATGCACTGGCGTGGGCCGTATCCTATAATCCGATGTCACGAAAATGgtgtagattatattataaaaatgcaagTAAAGATAAATTGTTCCACATAA